The following are encoded in a window of Streptomyces sp. Go-475 genomic DNA:
- a CDS encoding zinc-dependent alcohol dehydrogenase family protein, translating to MKAAVIESVGRAVVAEVPDPTPGPREVVVEVAACGLCGTDLHILQGEFAPKLPIVPGHEFAGEVVGVGTQVTEVAVGERVAVDPSLYCYECRYCRTGHNNLCERWAAIGVTTAGGAAKYALAPVANCVKLPDHVRTQDAALVEPLSCAVRGYDVLRSRLGAHVLIYGSGTMGLMMLELAKRTGAASVDVVDVNPARLETARRLGVSGAAANPDELDRPQGWDLVVDATGNAAAIQDGLDRVAKAGTFLQFGVADYATRVTIDPYRIYNQEITITGSMAVLHSFERAAELFANGVLDPGVFISDRIPLERYPQALEQFAAGVGRKIVVVPQS from the coding sequence ATGAAGGCCGCCGTCATCGAGTCCGTGGGCAGGGCCGTCGTCGCCGAGGTCCCGGACCCGACGCCAGGCCCGCGCGAGGTCGTCGTCGAGGTCGCGGCCTGCGGCCTGTGCGGAACCGACCTCCACATCCTCCAGGGCGAGTTCGCCCCGAAGCTGCCGATCGTGCCCGGTCACGAGTTCGCGGGCGAGGTCGTCGGCGTCGGCACCCAGGTGACGGAGGTGGCGGTGGGCGAACGGGTCGCCGTCGACCCGTCCCTGTACTGCTACGAGTGCCGCTACTGCCGTACGGGCCACAACAACCTCTGCGAACGCTGGGCGGCGATCGGCGTGACGACGGCCGGAGGCGCGGCGAAGTACGCCCTCGCCCCGGTGGCGAACTGCGTGAAGCTCCCCGACCACGTCCGCACGCAGGACGCGGCGCTCGTGGAACCGCTGTCCTGCGCGGTACGCGGCTACGACGTCCTGCGGTCCCGCCTCGGCGCGCACGTGCTGATCTACGGCTCCGGCACGATGGGCCTGATGATGCTGGAACTGGCCAAGCGCACGGGCGCGGCGAGCGTGGACGTCGTCGACGTGAACCCGGCCCGCCTGGAGACGGCCCGCCGCCTCGGTGTCTCCGGGGCCGCCGCCAACCCGGACGAGCTGGACCGCCCGCAGGGCTGGGACCTGGTCGTCGACGCGACCGGCAACGCGGCGGCGATCCAGGACGGTCTGGACCGCGTGGCGAAGGCCGGCACGTTCCTGCAGTTCGGCGTCGCCGACTACGCGACCCGCGTGACGATCGACCCGTACCGCATCTACAACCAGGAGATCACCATCACCGGCTCGATGGCGGTGCTGCACAGCTTCGAGCGGGCGGCGGAGCTCTTCGCGAACGGCGTCCTGGACCCCGGGGTCTTCATCAGCGACCGGATTCCTCTGGAGCGGTATCCGCAGGCGCTGGAGCAGTTCGCGGCGGGGGTGGGGAGGAAGATCGTGGTGGTGCCGCAGTCGTAG
- a CDS encoding polyprenyl synthetase family protein: MDPASVSSVRSGLLAAVEERLAGVLKEELNRWSAHGERAVVPVGEVASLIRAGGKRLRPLFCVSGYLAAGGAPDAPEIVDAAAALEFLHTCALLHDDVADGARLRRGLPTAHARHAEEHRAQGWNGEPRRFGESVAVLAGDLALAYADRLMAGLPPEVKPIWDELRIELIVGEYLDVDTAVRGEVTPELARWIAVWKSGSYTVRRPLEIGAAVAGRSDLAPAFGTYGEKLGEAFQLRDDLIGVADDSERSGKSAGHGWDAAALRGRMAANGGAAQVERRIERLTEEACAAVRASSLAPAWQRELAAMAFRAAYRDR, encoded by the coding sequence GTGGATCCCGCGTCCGTGTCCTCGGTCCGGTCCGGCCTGCTCGCCGCGGTCGAGGAACGCCTGGCAGGAGTCCTCAAGGAGGAGCTGAACCGCTGGTCGGCGCACGGGGAGCGCGCCGTGGTGCCCGTCGGCGAGGTGGCCTCCCTCATCAGAGCGGGCGGAAAACGCCTGAGGCCCCTGTTCTGCGTGAGCGGCTACCTCGCGGCGGGCGGCGCCCCCGACGCCCCGGAGATCGTCGACGCCGCCGCGGCCCTGGAGTTCCTGCACACCTGCGCCCTGCTCCACGACGACGTGGCCGACGGCGCCCGGCTCCGCCGCGGTCTCCCGACGGCTCACGCACGCCATGCCGAGGAGCACCGGGCGCAGGGCTGGAACGGCGAACCCCGGCGCTTCGGCGAGAGTGTCGCCGTACTCGCCGGAGATCTGGCGCTCGCCTACGCCGACCGCCTCATGGCGGGGCTGCCGCCGGAGGTGAAACCCATCTGGGACGAACTGCGCATAGAGCTGATCGTCGGTGAATACCTGGATGTGGACACGGCGGTCAGAGGCGAGGTGACCCCGGAACTGGCCCGCTGGATCGCCGTGTGGAAGTCCGGGAGCTATACCGTCCGCCGCCCCCTCGAAATAGGCGCGGCCGTGGCCGGCCGGTCCGATCTCGCCCCGGCCTTCGGGACGTACGGCGAGAAACTGGGTGAGGCCTTCCAACTGCGCGACGACCTCATCGGCGTGGCCGACGACAGCGAACGCAGTGGGAAGAGCGCCGGGCACGGCTGGGACGCCGCGGCGTTGCGCGGACGCATGGCGGCGAACGGCGGGGCGGCGCAAGTGGAGCGGCGGATCGAGCGGTTGACCGAGGAAGCCTGCGCGGCGGTCCGGGCATCCTCACTGGCCCCGGCCTGGCAGCGGGAATTGGCCGCCATGGCGTTCCGCGCGGCCTATCGCGACCGCTGA
- a CDS encoding sugar ABC transporter permease — MTATTTAPVAAPETRAPVRRPSARLRAWATRAPLLPALIFMIVVTQLPFVATLVISFFDWNSLYPDARRFTGLANYQEVLTDADLRHSVWTTVLLTVAVVLASLVLGLVLALLLDRGFRGRGIVRTLLIAPFLVVPVAAALLWKHVLYNPEYGLFNGLLHYVGGPQPDWISNTPLLAVEASLVWQWTPFMMLILLAGLQSRDHEQIEAARVDGASDWQIFVHLTLPHLRRYLELGALLGSIYIVQNFDAVFTITSGGLGTANLPYTVYQSFYQAHENGLASAAGVLVVIGSIVIATFALRVVSSLFREEVSRA, encoded by the coding sequence ATGACCGCCACGACCACGGCCCCCGTGGCCGCTCCCGAGACGCGCGCCCCGGTCCGCCGCCCCTCCGCCCGGCTGCGCGCCTGGGCGACCCGCGCCCCGCTGCTCCCCGCCCTGATCTTCATGATCGTCGTCACCCAGCTGCCCTTCGTGGCCACGCTGGTGATCTCCTTCTTCGACTGGAACAGCCTCTACCCCGACGCCCGCCGCTTCACCGGCCTCGCCAACTACCAGGAGGTCCTCACCGACGCGGACCTGCGCCACTCGGTCTGGACGACCGTGCTGCTGACGGTGGCGGTCGTGCTGGCCAGCCTGGTGCTGGGGCTCGTCCTGGCGCTGCTGCTGGACCGCGGGTTCCGCGGCCGGGGCATCGTACGGACGCTGCTTATCGCGCCCTTCCTGGTGGTGCCGGTCGCCGCCGCCCTGCTCTGGAAGCATGTGCTCTACAACCCTGAATACGGCTTGTTCAATGGGTTGTTGCACTATGTGGGCGGCCCACAGCCCGACTGGATCTCGAACACCCCGCTGCTCGCCGTCGAGGCCTCGCTCGTCTGGCAGTGGACGCCGTTCATGATGCTGATCCTGCTCGCCGGCCTGCAGAGCCGCGACCACGAGCAGATCGAGGCGGCCCGGGTCGACGGCGCGAGCGACTGGCAGATCTTCGTCCATCTGACGCTCCCGCACCTGCGCCGCTACCTCGAACTCGGCGCCCTGCTGGGCTCGATCTACATCGTGCAGAACTTCGACGCGGTCTTCACGATCACGTCCGGCGGCCTCGGCACCGCCAACCTCCCCTACACCGTCTACCAGAGCTTCTACCAGGCCCACGAGAACGGCCTCGCCTCGGCCGCGGGCGTCCTGGTCGTCATCGGCTCGATCGTCATCGCGACCTTCGCCCTGCGCGTGGTGTCGTCCCTGTTCCGCGAGGAGGTGTCCCGCGCATGA
- a CDS encoding NAD(P)-dependent oxidoreductase: protein MPAPRTVLLTGAAGGLGTLMRDLLPDYGYELRLLDLRPIEGAPDAIIADLGDKDAVREAVRGVDAIIHLAGISLEAPFEKILRANIEGTYHLYEAAREEGVGRIVFASSNHAVGYTPRPQGDDPLIPIDTPRRPDTFYGLSKCFGEDLAQLYWDKHGLETVSVRIGSCFPEPTSVRMLSVWMSPADGARLFHAALTAEHVGHTVVHGSSANTRLWWDLSTARALGYEPRDDSEPWAEKLIAEQGDLDPENEAHAYLGGHFVTDPPIWPY, encoded by the coding sequence ATGCCCGCTCCCCGCACCGTCCTGCTCACCGGCGCCGCCGGCGGCCTCGGCACCCTGATGCGGGACCTGCTGCCCGACTACGGCTACGAGCTGCGCCTGCTCGACCTGCGCCCCATCGAGGGCGCGCCGGACGCGATCATCGCGGACCTCGGGGACAAGGACGCCGTGCGCGAGGCGGTCCGGGGCGTCGACGCGATCATCCACCTCGCGGGCATCTCCCTGGAAGCCCCCTTCGAGAAGATCCTCAGGGCGAACATCGAGGGCACCTACCACCTCTATGAGGCCGCCCGCGAGGAGGGCGTCGGCCGGATCGTCTTCGCCTCCTCCAACCACGCCGTCGGCTACACCCCGCGCCCCCAGGGCGACGACCCGCTGATCCCGATCGACACCCCGCGCCGCCCGGACACCTTCTACGGCCTGTCCAAGTGCTTCGGCGAGGACCTGGCCCAGCTCTACTGGGACAAGCACGGCCTGGAGACGGTCTCGGTGCGGATCGGCTCCTGCTTCCCCGAGCCGACCAGCGTGCGGATGCTCTCGGTGTGGATGAGCCCCGCCGACGGCGCCCGGCTCTTCCACGCGGCCCTGACCGCCGAGCACGTCGGCCACACCGTCGTCCACGGCTCCTCCGCCAACACCCGCCTGTGGTGGGACCTCAGCACGGCCCGGGCGCTCGGCTATGAGCCGCGGGACGACTCCGAGCCCTGGGCCGAGAAGCTCATCGCCGAGCAGGGCGACCTGGACCCGGAGAACGAGGCGCACGCCTACCTCGGCGGCCACTTCGTGACGGACCCGCCGATCTGGCCGTACTGA
- a CDS encoding class I SAM-dependent methyltransferase, translating into MALPERHASRRARIAHAYNTLNEQGYFTDRIGGNDAYLGSLMAHYVPRNASSILEVGAATGLWMRRVLHERPALREVTVVEISDAAEECRRRLAPLLERRPGARLDVVQDDFLEAAARLRPAQVVASSFVADYMGNPSDYLRRLHDLAEPGGRVIAVEVMTSSRAPVGSVSPGMLAGSFLRLCLAHAKVRKLPPVRGVVRSMGLYRLPEEPAFKDLQRYTADYTFPRGLWRAQARKYPGAVFHDLGMVGMLVLPKL; encoded by the coding sequence GTGGCCTTACCGGAGCGGCATGCCTCACGCAGAGCGCGAATAGCCCATGCGTACAACACCCTGAACGAACAGGGTTACTTCACGGACAGGATCGGCGGTAACGACGCCTATCTCGGGTCGTTGATGGCCCACTACGTTCCCAGGAACGCGTCCAGCATTCTGGAAGTCGGAGCGGCCACCGGACTGTGGATGCGGCGGGTGCTGCACGAGCGGCCCGCCCTGCGCGAGGTGACCGTCGTGGAGATATCCGACGCGGCCGAGGAGTGCCGCCGCCGGCTCGCCCCGCTGCTGGAGCGAAGACCCGGCGCGCGCCTCGACGTCGTGCAGGACGACTTTCTCGAAGCGGCCGCCCGGCTGCGGCCCGCTCAGGTGGTCGCCAGCAGCTTCGTGGCCGATTACATGGGGAATCCGTCCGACTACCTCAGGCGCCTGCACGACCTCGCCGAACCCGGCGGGCGAGTCATCGCCGTGGAAGTGATGACGAGTAGCCGCGCCCCGGTGGGCAGCGTCTCTCCCGGAATGCTCGCCGGGAGTTTCCTGCGCCTGTGCCTGGCCCACGCGAAGGTGCGCAAGCTTCCCCCGGTCCGGGGCGTCGTACGGTCCATGGGCCTGTACCGGCTGCCCGAGGAGCCGGCGTTCAAGGATCTCCAGCGCTATACCGCGGACTACACGTTTCCGCGCGGCCTGTGGCGGGCGCAAGCGCGAAAATATCCGGGTGCCGTGTTCCACGACCTGGGAATGGTCGGCATGCTCGTTCTGCCGAAATTGTGA
- a CDS encoding DeoR/GlpR family DNA-binding transcription regulator, translating to MNRTAEERQREIVLAARRDGSVDVTALAADLGVAKETVRRDLRVLEDHGLLRRTHGGAYPVESAGFETTLAFRATSHVPEKRRIAAAAAELLGDAETVFVDEGYTPQLIAEALPRDRPLTVVTASLPVAGALAGTDTVSVLLLGGRVRSGTLATVDHWTTKMLAGFVVDLAYIGANGISREHGLTTPDPAVSEVKAQAIRAARRTVFAGVHTKFGAVSFCRFAEIGTLETIVTSTLLPAAEAHRYSLLGPQVIRV from the coding sequence ATGAACAGAACCGCGGAAGAACGCCAGCGCGAGATCGTGCTGGCCGCACGGCGCGACGGATCGGTCGACGTCACCGCCCTCGCCGCCGACCTGGGCGTGGCCAAGGAGACCGTACGGCGGGACCTGCGCGTCCTGGAGGACCACGGCCTGCTCCGCCGCACCCACGGCGGCGCCTACCCCGTGGAGAGCGCCGGGTTCGAGACGACACTCGCCTTCCGCGCCACCAGCCACGTCCCCGAGAAGCGCCGGATCGCGGCCGCCGCGGCCGAACTGCTCGGGGACGCCGAGACCGTCTTCGTCGACGAGGGCTACACCCCGCAGCTCATCGCCGAGGCACTCCCCCGGGACCGGCCGCTGACCGTGGTCACCGCGTCCCTGCCGGTCGCGGGCGCCCTCGCCGGGACCGACACCGTCTCCGTCCTGCTGCTGGGCGGACGGGTCCGCTCCGGCACCCTCGCCACCGTCGACCACTGGACGACGAAGATGCTGGCCGGCTTCGTCGTCGACCTGGCGTACATCGGCGCCAACGGCATCTCCCGCGAGCACGGCCTCACCACCCCCGACCCGGCCGTCAGCGAGGTCAAGGCCCAGGCGATCCGCGCCGCCCGCCGCACCGTGTTCGCGGGCGTGCACACCAAGTTCGGAGCGGTCAGCTTCTGCCGGTTCGCCGAGATCGGCACGCTGGAGACGATCGTGACCAGCACCCTGCTGCCGGCGGCCGAGGCCCACCGCTACTCGCTGCTCGGACCGCAGGTCATCCGCGTCTGA
- a CDS encoding UbiA family prenyltransferase → MVSTIICRWEITVMIVLQALALYLFGEWAVDASPAVSDVIAVGLFGLFAQGFCSVLNDINDVEADRINHPERPFPSGRVSIAQGWAVVASCFAGSVLCALALAPPAFGAVMFALHLLFSLLYSFPGVRFGRQWLLGPLTLVISTVCGVLAVLSCTSLYASGGAGEGVILLVGLVCFLHHLFVIPLKDIKDLAGDAHVGGSSLAMKIPRRGVHAIGVAGYTVPWIVLYAGVGLLDGGQDVPGLGAPLRTLAVLCLGIGAVMSWLVVFRPVLLVRSQRFCWFAELGLLFLFQLFLPVVVRVVRG, encoded by the coding sequence ATGGTCAGCACGATCATCTGCCGCTGGGAAATCACGGTGATGATCGTTCTTCAGGCGCTGGCGCTGTACCTCTTCGGTGAATGGGCCGTCGACGCGTCGCCGGCGGTGTCCGACGTGATCGCGGTCGGGCTCTTCGGCCTGTTCGCCCAGGGCTTCTGCAGCGTTCTGAACGACATCAACGACGTGGAAGCGGACCGGATCAACCACCCGGAGCGGCCGTTCCCCTCCGGCAGGGTCTCGATCGCCCAGGGGTGGGCCGTGGTCGCGAGCTGCTTCGCGGGCTCGGTGCTGTGCGCGCTCGCGCTCGCCCCGCCCGCGTTCGGCGCCGTCATGTTCGCCCTGCACCTGCTGTTCTCCCTGCTGTACTCCTTCCCCGGCGTGCGGTTCGGACGGCAGTGGCTGCTGGGGCCGCTGACCCTCGTCATCTCGACGGTGTGCGGTGTGCTGGCCGTGCTGAGCTGCACGTCGCTCTACGCCTCGGGCGGCGCGGGCGAGGGCGTGATCCTGCTCGTGGGCCTGGTCTGCTTCCTCCACCACCTGTTCGTGATCCCGCTCAAGGACATCAAGGACCTGGCGGGCGACGCGCACGTCGGCGGCAGTTCGCTCGCCATGAAGATCCCGAGGCGCGGGGTGCACGCGATCGGCGTGGCCGGCTACACGGTGCCCTGGATCGTCCTGTACGCGGGGGTGGGCCTGCTGGACGGCGGGCAAGACGTTCCCGGTCTCGGGGCGCCGCTGCGGACCCTGGCCGTCCTCTGCCTCGGCATCGGAGCCGTCATGTCCTGGCTCGTCGTCTTCCGGCCCGTGCTGCTGGTGCGCAGCCAGCGGTTCTGCTGGTTCGCCGAACTCGGCCTGCTCTTCCTGTTCCAGCTGTTCCTGCCCGTCGTCGTTCGCGTGGTGAGGGGATGA
- a CDS encoding MFS transporter, whose translation MTTRTTWPLARVLRDRDSALCLSAVVVSGFGTSALWLASGVWVKDLTGSDGLAALCLLAMWLPTLAGPLLGTLADRGRRKPLLIGVNVLLGALLLSLVSVDAPGDLWLLYAVLFVYGAAGVVHDAAESALVATAVGPSLLGDFNGLRMTATEGMKLLAPLAGAGLYAAYGGAGVALLDAATFVLATGLYALLRAREEMPMPPPPIRSSRQRTAEGARHLWAHPALRPLVLAGGATMLCAGLNGAMVYAVVENLGHSPAYAGVLYAVQGAGSVAVGLLSGTALRRLGELRFAALGIVLLALAVALRAVPSDPVALGCSAAIGAGLPAVLIAALTAVQRETPGPLLGRVTATAHTLVYAPNVVGLAAGTVLVEAVGHRLVLVVLGVGLLVTAAWLSQSRARAERTVSRSPSDASPA comes from the coding sequence ATGACGACGAGAACGACCTGGCCCCTGGCGCGGGTCCTGCGCGACCGCGACTCCGCGCTCTGCCTCTCCGCGGTGGTGGTCTCCGGCTTCGGCACCTCGGCCCTGTGGCTGGCGTCCGGTGTGTGGGTGAAGGACCTCACCGGCTCGGACGGCCTGGCCGCGCTGTGCCTGCTCGCCATGTGGCTGCCGACCCTGGCCGGTCCACTGCTGGGCACGCTCGCCGACCGGGGCCGCCGCAAGCCGCTGCTGATCGGCGTGAACGTGCTGCTGGGTGCCCTGCTGCTCAGCCTCGTGAGCGTCGACGCCCCGGGCGATCTGTGGCTGCTGTACGCGGTGCTGTTCGTGTACGGGGCGGCGGGTGTCGTCCATGACGCGGCCGAGTCGGCCCTCGTCGCGACCGCCGTCGGCCCGTCCCTGCTCGGCGACTTCAACGGCCTGCGCATGACCGCAACCGAGGGCATGAAGCTCCTGGCCCCGCTGGCAGGCGCGGGCCTGTACGCGGCATACGGCGGCGCGGGCGTCGCGCTGCTGGACGCGGCGACGTTCGTACTGGCCACGGGCTTGTACGCCCTGCTGCGCGCCCGGGAGGAGATGCCGATGCCTCCGCCGCCCATCCGGAGCAGCCGGCAGCGGACCGCCGAGGGCGCCCGCCACCTGTGGGCGCACCCCGCACTGCGCCCCCTGGTCCTGGCGGGCGGCGCCACCATGCTGTGCGCCGGCCTGAACGGGGCGATGGTGTACGCCGTGGTCGAGAACCTCGGGCACTCCCCCGCGTACGCCGGTGTGCTGTACGCCGTGCAGGGCGCCGGTTCGGTCGCCGTGGGCCTGCTCTCCGGCACCGCCCTGCGCCGCCTGGGGGAGCTGCGCTTCGCGGCGCTCGGCATCGTGCTGCTGGCGCTCGCGGTGGCCCTGCGCGCGGTGCCGTCCGACCCGGTGGCACTCGGGTGCAGCGCGGCGATCGGGGCGGGGTTGCCCGCGGTGCTGATCGCCGCGCTGACCGCGGTGCAGCGCGAGACCCCTGGCCCGCTGCTGGGCCGGGTCACCGCCACGGCCCACACCCTCGTCTACGCGCCGAACGTCGTCGGGCTGGCCGCCGGGACTGTCCTGGTCGAGGCGGTGGGCCACCGGCTGGTGCTGGTGGTCCTGGGCGTGGGCCTGCTGGTGACGGCGGCCTGGCTGTCTCAGAGCCGGGCGAGGGCGGAGCGGACCGTCTCCAGATCGCCGTCGGACGCCAGCCCGGCGTGA
- a CDS encoding 5-dehydro-4-deoxyglucarate dehydratase — protein sequence MTSAPLAARLNVSSGPLFFPVTAYGPDGSVDLDAYRTHVRHGVEAGAAAVFACCGTGEFHALTPEEFEACVRVAVEAAEGRVPVVAGAGYGTALAVRYARIAEAAGADGLLAMPPYLVVAGQEGLLRHYREVAAATALPVIVYQRDNAVFTPETVVALARTDGVIGLKDGLGDLDLMQRIVSAVRTEVPGDFLYFNGLPTAEQTQLAYRALGVTLYSSAVFCFAPELALAFHQALRSGDDATVDRLLDGFFRPFVELRAQGRGYAVALVKAGVRLRGLDVGEVRPPLHEPTEDHVKQLAELIERGYALLEEAK from the coding sequence GTGACGTCAGCCCCTCTCGCCGCTCGACTCAACGTCTCCAGCGGGCCGCTGTTCTTCCCGGTCACCGCCTACGGACCCGACGGCTCCGTGGACCTCGACGCCTACCGCACGCATGTCCGACACGGGGTGGAGGCCGGAGCCGCCGCCGTGTTCGCCTGCTGCGGCACCGGCGAGTTCCACGCGCTGACGCCCGAGGAGTTCGAGGCCTGCGTACGCGTCGCCGTCGAGGCGGCCGAGGGGCGCGTGCCGGTCGTCGCCGGCGCCGGGTACGGCACCGCGCTCGCGGTGCGCTACGCCCGTATCGCGGAGGCGGCCGGGGCGGACGGGCTGCTCGCCATGCCGCCGTACCTCGTGGTCGCCGGGCAGGAGGGGCTGCTGCGGCACTACCGGGAGGTCGCCGCCGCGACCGCCCTGCCGGTCATCGTCTACCAGCGCGACAACGCCGTCTTCACCCCGGAGACGGTCGTCGCACTGGCCCGCACCGACGGCGTCATCGGCCTCAAGGACGGGCTCGGCGACCTCGACCTCATGCAGCGGATCGTCAGCGCCGTCCGCACCGAGGTGCCGGGCGACTTCCTCTACTTCAACGGCCTGCCGACGGCCGAGCAGACCCAGCTCGCCTACCGCGCCCTCGGCGTCACGCTCTACTCGTCCGCCGTGTTCTGCTTCGCCCCCGAGCTCGCCCTCGCCTTCCACCAGGCCCTCCGGAGCGGCGACGACGCCACCGTGGACAGGCTGCTGGACGGCTTCTTCCGCCCGTTCGTCGAACTGCGCGCCCAGGGTCGCGGCTACGCCGTCGCCCTGGTCAAGGCCGGCGTACGGCTGCGCGGACTGGACGTGGGGGAGGTCCGTCCCCCGCTGCACGAGCCGACGGAGGATCATGTCAAGCAGCTCGCCGAACTGATCGAACGCGGCTACGCGCTGCTGGAGGAGGCCAAGTGA
- a CDS encoding sugar ABC transporter substrate-binding protein has product MRTQSRRRPPRAPLAVAAAGTLLAPLLSGCWVGAGGAGSGGDAINVLMVNNPQMVELQKLTRAHFTKETGIKVNFTVLPENDVRDKISQDFANQAGQYDVATLSNYEIPIYARNGWLHEMNTYVAKDPGYDEQDVLKPMRQSLTGADGKLYGQPFYGESSFLMYRKDVFEKKGLTMPARPTWQQVADLAAKADGAEPGMKGICLRGLPGWGEVMAPLTTVVNTFGGTWFDKDWKARLDSPEFEKATKFYVDLVREHGESGAAQAGFAECLNNMTQGKVAMWYDATSAAGSLEAANSPVKGKVGYAPAPVEKTESSGWLYTWAWGIQQASRNPDNAWKFVSWASGKEYEQLVGDQIGWSNVPAGKRASTYANPAYRKEAAAFQEMTKEAIEQARPNEPGVQPRPAPGIQFVGIPEFTDLGTKVSQEISAAIAGRQSVESALRKSQALAEKISEEYEGR; this is encoded by the coding sequence ATGCGAACCCAGAGCCGACGACGGCCTCCGCGAGCCCCGCTCGCCGTGGCCGCCGCAGGGACGCTGCTCGCCCCGCTGCTCTCCGGCTGCTGGGTCGGGGCGGGCGGGGCCGGATCCGGCGGCGACGCCATCAACGTCCTGATGGTCAACAACCCGCAGATGGTCGAGTTGCAGAAGCTGACCCGCGCCCACTTCACCAAGGAGACGGGCATCAAGGTCAACTTCACCGTCCTGCCGGAGAACGACGTCCGCGACAAGATCAGCCAGGACTTCGCCAACCAGGCCGGCCAGTACGACGTCGCCACGCTGTCCAACTACGAGATACCGATCTACGCCCGCAACGGCTGGCTGCACGAGATGAACACGTACGTCGCCAAGGACCCGGGCTACGACGAGCAGGACGTGCTCAAGCCGATGCGCCAGTCCCTCACCGGGGCGGACGGCAAACTCTACGGCCAGCCCTTCTACGGCGAGTCGTCGTTCCTGATGTACCGCAAGGACGTGTTCGAGAAGAAGGGCCTGACGATGCCCGCCCGCCCCACCTGGCAGCAGGTGGCGGACCTCGCGGCGAAGGCGGACGGCGCCGAGCCCGGCATGAAGGGCATCTGCCTGCGCGGCCTGCCCGGCTGGGGCGAGGTGATGGCCCCCCTGACCACTGTTGTGAACACCTTCGGCGGCACCTGGTTCGACAAGGACTGGAAGGCGCGACTCGACTCCCCCGAGTTCGAGAAGGCGACGAAGTTCTACGTCGACCTGGTGCGCGAGCACGGCGAGTCCGGCGCCGCCCAGGCCGGCTTCGCCGAGTGCCTGAACAACATGACCCAGGGCAAGGTCGCCATGTGGTACGACGCCACCTCCGCGGCCGGATCCCTGGAGGCGGCGAACTCCCCCGTCAAGGGCAAGGTCGGCTACGCCCCCGCGCCGGTGGAGAAGACGGAGTCCTCCGGCTGGCTCTACACCTGGGCCTGGGGCATCCAGCAGGCCTCCCGCAACCCGGACAACGCCTGGAAGTTCGTCTCCTGGGCGTCCGGCAAGGAGTACGAGCAACTGGTCGGCGACCAGATCGGCTGGTCCAACGTCCCGGCCGGCAAGCGGGCCTCCACCTACGCCAATCCCGCCTACCGCAAGGAGGCCGCCGCCTTCCAGGAGATGACCAAGGAGGCCATCGAGCAGGCCCGGCCCAACGAGCCCGGCGTGCAGCCGCGCCCCGCGCCCGGCATCCAGTTCGTCGGCATCCCCGAGTTCACCGACCTCGGCACCAAGGTCTCCCAGGAGATCAGCGCGGCCATCGCCGGACGCCAGTCCGTCGAGTCGGCCCTGAGGAAGTCGCAGGCGCTCGCCGAGAAGATCTCCGAGGAGTACGAGGGACGATGA
- a CDS encoding carbohydrate ABC transporter permease, with protein sequence MSVVRRNGLGLLAWLAGIVFFLPIAWMALTSFHSETDAATNPPSFAAALTLDGYREFFGAGGGASPWPALINSTVASVASTLLVLLLAFPAAYALSVNRVRKWRDVLFFFLSTKMLPAVAGLLPIYLFAKNAGMLDNIWLLVILYTSMNLPIAVWMMQSFLAEIPVAVIEAARVDGARLPTVLARVVAPIALPGIAATALICFIFSWNELLFARVLTGVVAETAPVFLTGFITSQGLFLAKVCAASLVISLPVLAAGFAAQDKLVQGLSLGAVK encoded by the coding sequence ATGAGCGTCGTACGCCGTAACGGTTTGGGCCTGCTGGCCTGGCTGGCCGGGATCGTGTTCTTCCTGCCCATCGCGTGGATGGCGCTGACGTCCTTCCACTCGGAGACGGACGCGGCGACCAACCCGCCGTCCTTCGCGGCCGCCCTGACCCTGGACGGCTACCGGGAGTTCTTCGGCGCCGGCGGCGGCGCGAGCCCCTGGCCGGCACTGATCAACTCCACGGTCGCGTCCGTGGCGTCGACCCTGCTGGTCCTGCTGCTCGCCTTCCCCGCGGCCTACGCGCTGTCCGTCAACCGCGTCCGCAAGTGGAGGGACGTGCTGTTCTTCTTCCTCTCCACGAAGATGCTGCCGGCCGTGGCGGGTCTCCTCCCGATCTACCTCTTCGCCAAGAACGCCGGGATGCTCGACAACATCTGGCTGCTGGTCATCCTCTACACCTCCATGAACCTGCCGATCGCGGTGTGGATGATGCAGTCCTTCCTCGCCGAGATCCCGGTCGCCGTCATCGAGGCGGCCCGGGTGGACGGGGCCCGGCTGCCGACGGTCCTGGCACGGGTGGTGGCCCCGATCGCCCTGCCGGGCATCGCCGCCACGGCGTTGATCTGCTTCATCTTCAGCTGGAACGAACTGCTCTTCGCCCGGGTGCTGACGGGCGTGGTCGCCGAGACCGCCCCCGTCTTCCTGACCGGCTTCATCACCAGCCAGGGCCTGTTCCTGGCGAAGGTGTGCGCCGCGTCGCTCGTCATCTCCCTGCCGGTGCTCGCCGCGGGGTTCGCCGCCCAGGACAAGCTGGTCCAGGGCCTGTCGTTGGGAGCCGTGAAATGA